A single window of Acidobacteriota bacterium DNA harbors:
- a CDS encoding glycosyltransferase family protein, whose translation MATILYSLSGEGRGHCTRVRAVVERLRERHRVVLFAPGQAYEPLQKAFARSEVAVRHLRGLRFRYGASGVLAPLATASGALAYLRKMPGTLAYLDAHLRRERPDLCITDFEPALPRAARRLGIPFVSLDHQHFLTVNDLSSLPPRLRAAAWGMSLVVRAYYTGQAATVVSSFCAPPLRPGLRNVHQVGPLLRPELRRSLPRREGFLLVYLRRGGMEGVLAALRRLGLEARVYGAGERPPEGRLTFHPIGESGFLADLASCEALVTTAGNQVVGESLFLGKPVLALPEPGNFEQAINAHFLRLGGAGDWADPRRLTPGSVEAFLNALPLYRDRIGLEARDGTQAAVDLIERQLAREPVSSPSRETPRPDGPVPA comes from the coding sequence GTGGCCACCATCTTGTACAGCCTTTCGGGAGAGGGTCGCGGGCACTGCACCCGCGTCCGGGCCGTGGTGGAGCGGCTGAGGGAGCGGCACCGTGTGGTCCTCTTCGCCCCCGGACAGGCTTACGAGCCCCTGCAGAAAGCCTTCGCCCGCTCGGAGGTCGCCGTCCGCCATCTTCGGGGGCTCCGCTTCCGCTACGGCGCCTCGGGCGTACTGGCCCCGCTGGCCACCGCCTCGGGCGCCCTGGCCTACCTCCGCAAGATGCCCGGCACCCTGGCATACCTCGACGCCCACCTGCGTCGGGAGCGACCGGACCTCTGCATCACCGACTTTGAGCCCGCTCTGCCGAGGGCGGCGCGCCGCCTGGGCATCCCCTTCGTCAGCCTCGACCACCAGCACTTCCTGACCGTCAACGACCTCTCGTCCCTGCCCCCAAGGCTGCGGGCCGCCGCCTGGGGCATGTCCCTCGTGGTCCGGGCCTATTACACGGGCCAGGCGGCCACGGTGGTTTCCTCCTTTTGCGCCCCCCCGCTCCGGCCCGGCCTGCGAAACGTCCACCAGGTGGGCCCCCTCCTCCGGCCCGAACTGAGGCGGAGCCTCCCCCGGAGGGAGGGGTTCCTCCTCGTCTACCTTCGGCGGGGAGGGATGGAGGGCGTCCTGGCCGCCCTCCGGAGACTCGGCCTGGAGGCCCGCGTTTACGGGGCCGGAGAGCGTCCCCCGGAAGGCCGTCTGACCTTTCACCCCATTGGCGAGTCCGGGTTTCTGGCCGACCTCGCGTCCTGTGAGGCGCTGGTGACCACGGCCGGGAACCAGGTGGTGGGGGAATCGCTGTTTCTGGGAAAGCCGGTGCTCGCCCTCCCGGAGCCGGGGAATTTCGAACAGGCCATCAACGCACATTTCCTGCGGCTCGGCGGGGCCGGAGACTGGGCGGACCCCCGACGCCTGACCCCCGGCTCGGTGGAGGCCTTTCTGAATGCCCTGCCCCTCTACCGGGACCGCATCGGATTGGAGGCGAGGGATGGCACCCAGGCGGCGGTGGATCTGATCGAGCGTCAGCTGGCCAGGGAACCGGTCAGCTCACCGTCTCGTGAAACACCACGCCCCGACGGGCCAGTTCCTGCATGA
- the rpsO gene encoding 30S ribosomal protein S15, whose amino-acid sequence MEKQTKKALIEQFGKNPADTGSPEVQIALLSDRISSLTEHLKKHRKDFATRRGLLMLVGQRRRLLNYLKDRDIERYRDLIGRLGLRK is encoded by the coding sequence ATGGAGAAGCAGACGAAGAAGGCCCTGATCGAGCAGTTCGGAAAGAACCCTGCCGACACGGGCTCCCCGGAGGTGCAGATCGCGCTCCTGTCGGACCGCATCAGCTCCCTCACCGAACACCTCAAGAAGCACCGCAAGGATTTCGCCACCCGCCGAGGCCTTCTCATGCTCGTCGGTCAGCGCCGCCGGCTCCTGAACTACCTCAAGGACAGGGACATCGAGCGGTATCGCGACCTCATCGGCCGCCTGGGCCTGCGCAAGTAG
- the pnp gene encoding polyribonucleotide nucleotidyltransferase has translation MYREETVEVEVGGRPLKLSTGKVAKQAHGAMWVRYGDSVVLVTAGMDKKERPGLDFLPFTVDYREFTYAGGRIPGGFFKREGKPTDPEVLVCRMIDRPLRPLFPEGYHLETQVIAMVLSADFENAPDLMAINGASCALYCSPIPFTRPVGAVRIGLIDGQLVVNPSLKVIQQSRLNLLVAGTKEAICMVEAGAQELSEEQMVEALDLAHREIKRIVAAQEELYSRLHIQKIQVEPPHVDPDKLAAVEQRVAGPLREAMAVRGKLNMYAALEQVEKDFLATVPEDDEEARAEAAHLFHEVLVRTFRTVLLKEGRRVDGRLFDEIRPVWSEVGVLPRTHGSALFARGETMALANCTLGTAADVQRLSGLLEGQEKHFILHYNFPPFSVGEVKMVRGPGRREIGHGALAERAVLPVIPPETEFPYTIRVVSDILESNGSSSQATICGATLALMDAGVPIKAPVAGVAMGLVMEGDRYAILSDIAGLEDHYGDMDFKVAGTAAGITALQMDIKVDGVSFDIMRQALEQARRGRLHLLELMAQTLPAPRPEISPLAPRIYTVTIPKSKIGELIGPGGKNVRAIQENTGVDINIEEDGTVTVASNNPEMAQKALELIRAQMEEPEVGKIYRGTVRRVEPYGAFVEILPGTDGLLHVSELDWKRVEKVEEYLQVGDEIEVKLLDFERGGKLRLSRKALLPKPDGWVERPEGERRPPRPREDGRPPRGGDRDRRDRDRRPPRR, from the coding sequence ATGTACCGCGAAGAGACCGTCGAAGTCGAGGTGGGGGGAAGGCCCCTGAAACTGTCCACCGGCAAGGTGGCGAAACAGGCCCACGGCGCCATGTGGGTGCGCTATGGAGATTCGGTGGTCCTCGTGACCGCCGGCATGGACAAGAAGGAGCGTCCCGGCCTGGACTTCCTTCCCTTCACCGTGGACTACCGCGAATTCACCTACGCCGGAGGGCGGATCCCGGGCGGCTTCTTCAAGCGCGAGGGCAAGCCGACGGATCCGGAGGTGCTCGTCTGCCGGATGATCGACCGCCCCCTCCGACCGCTCTTTCCTGAGGGCTATCACCTGGAGACCCAGGTCATCGCCATGGTTCTCTCGGCGGACTTCGAGAACGCCCCCGACCTCATGGCGATCAACGGCGCCTCGTGCGCCCTCTACTGCTCGCCGATCCCCTTCACCCGTCCCGTGGGCGCCGTCCGCATCGGCCTGATCGACGGGCAACTCGTGGTGAACCCCTCCCTCAAGGTGATCCAGCAGAGCCGATTGAACCTCCTCGTGGCGGGGACCAAGGAGGCCATCTGCATGGTGGAGGCGGGCGCCCAGGAGCTCTCCGAAGAGCAGATGGTGGAGGCTCTGGACTTGGCGCACCGCGAGATCAAGAGAATCGTGGCGGCCCAGGAGGAACTCTACTCCCGGCTCCACATCCAGAAAATCCAAGTCGAGCCCCCCCACGTGGATCCGGACAAGCTGGCGGCCGTCGAGCAGCGGGTCGCCGGGCCCCTCCGGGAGGCCATGGCGGTCCGCGGGAAACTCAACATGTATGCGGCCCTGGAGCAGGTGGAGAAGGACTTCCTGGCCACCGTGCCGGAGGACGACGAGGAGGCTCGGGCCGAAGCGGCCCACCTCTTCCACGAAGTGCTCGTCCGCACGTTCCGGACAGTGCTCCTCAAGGAGGGGCGCCGGGTGGACGGGCGCCTCTTCGACGAGATCCGCCCCGTTTGGAGCGAGGTGGGCGTTCTGCCGAGGACGCACGGCTCGGCCCTCTTCGCCCGGGGCGAGACCATGGCCCTGGCCAACTGCACCCTGGGCACCGCCGCCGACGTGCAGAGGCTCAGCGGCCTCCTCGAGGGGCAGGAGAAGCACTTCATCCTCCACTACAACTTCCCGCCCTTCAGCGTGGGCGAGGTCAAGATGGTCCGGGGACCGGGGCGGCGGGAGATCGGCCACGGGGCCCTCGCGGAACGCGCCGTGCTCCCGGTCATCCCTCCGGAGACCGAGTTCCCCTACACGATCCGCGTCGTGTCCGACATCCTGGAATCCAACGGCTCCTCCTCCCAGGCCACCATCTGCGGGGCCACCCTGGCCCTGATGGACGCCGGCGTTCCCATCAAGGCGCCCGTGGCGGGCGTCGCCATGGGCCTGGTCATGGAGGGGGACCGGTACGCCATCCTCTCCGACATCGCGGGCCTGGAAGACCACTACGGGGACATGGACTTCAAAGTGGCCGGGACGGCCGCGGGAATCACCGCCCTCCAGATGGACATCAAGGTGGACGGCGTTTCTTTTGACATCATGAGACAGGCCCTCGAGCAGGCCCGGCGGGGGCGTCTCCATCTCCTGGAACTCATGGCCCAGACGCTTCCCGCGCCGCGACCGGAGATTTCCCCCCTGGCGCCGCGCATCTACACCGTCACGATTCCCAAGTCCAAGATCGGGGAACTCATCGGCCCCGGAGGAAAGAACGTCCGCGCCATCCAGGAGAACACGGGCGTGGACATCAACATCGAGGAAGACGGGACGGTCACCGTCGCCTCCAACAATCCCGAAATGGCCCAGAAGGCCCTCGAACTCATCCGCGCCCAGATGGAGGAGCCCGAAGTGGGCAAGATCTACAGAGGCACGGTGAGGAGGGTCGAGCCGTACGGGGCCTTTGTGGAGATCCTGCCCGGAACGGACGGCCTCCTGCACGTGTCCGAACTCGACTGGAAGCGCGTCGAGAAGGTGGAGGAGTACCTGCAGGTGGGCGACGAGATCGAGGTCAAGCTGCTCGATTTCGAGCGCGGCGGGAAGCTCCGGCTGAGCCGGAAGGCCCTCCTGCCCAAGCCGGACGGCTGGGTGGAGCGCCCCGAGGGAGAGCGCCGTCCGCCGCGCCCGCGCGAGGACGGCCGGCCCCCCAGGGGGGGGGACCGGGACCGCCGCGACCGGGACCGCCGTCCGCCGCGCCGCTGA
- a CDS encoding phenylalanine--tRNA ligase beta subunit-related protein: MHATTVRVVNGAEGVALGWVYGEGVRVGPSGRSWEAEFERALSRWRGREEAPATTCLKAAVRQMLRHGSYKPTGRGKPASEYLLHAALEGRFPRVSNVVDAANLASLESLLPISLLDVDRCGSEAFGIRRGRAGERYVFNPSGQELDLQDLLLAATLPGDVPCGSPVKDSQATKVAPDTTRILGVVYAPSAMADQAREVADRLARLLEAEDARTLSGVSFP, encoded by the coding sequence ATGCATGCCACGACGGTTCGAGTGGTGAACGGAGCCGAAGGGGTCGCCCTCGGCTGGGTCTACGGCGAAGGGGTGCGGGTGGGACCCAGCGGCAGGTCCTGGGAGGCGGAGTTCGAGAGGGCCCTGAGCCGCTGGCGGGGCCGGGAGGAAGCCCCTGCGACGACTTGCTTGAAGGCGGCCGTCCGCCAGATGCTGCGCCACGGAAGCTACAAGCCCACGGGGCGGGGAAAACCGGCCAGCGAGTACCTCCTCCACGCCGCCCTTGAGGGCCGGTTTCCGCGCGTGTCCAATGTGGTGGACGCGGCCAACCTGGCCTCCCTGGAGAGCCTCCTTCCGATCTCCCTGCTGGACGTGGACCGGTGCGGATCGGAGGCCTTCGGGATCCGGAGGGGTCGCGCGGGGGAACGATACGTCTTCAACCCATCCGGGCAGGAACTGGACCTCCAGGATCTCCTTCTCGCGGCCACGCTCCCTGGAGACGTCCCCTGCGGGAGCCCCGTCAAGGACTCCCAGGCCACCAAGGTGGCCCCGGATACGACGAGGATCCTCGGCGTGGTGTATGCTCCATCGGCCATGGCGGACCAGGCGCGGGAGGTTGCGGACCGCCTCGCCCGGCTCCTCGAGGCCGAGGACGCCCGGACCCTGAGCGGAGTCTCTTTTCCGTAA
- a CDS encoding response regulator yields the protein MKQTILVIDDNPDLLDIVDAILSDAGYVVAKALSGEDGLHVARVLKPNLVLLDLNMPKMDGWEVLKLLKADSATKEIPVAIFSVRTDLKDKIFGLQRGAVDYISKPFQYDRLTERIGRILASA from the coding sequence ATGAAGCAGACGATTCTCGTCATCGACGACAACCCGGATCTCTTGGACATTGTGGACGCCATCCTTTCGGATGCCGGATACGTCGTAGCCAAGGCCCTGAGCGGGGAGGACGGGCTCCACGTGGCGAGGGTCCTGAAGCCGAACTTGGTGCTTCTCGACCTCAACATGCCCAAGATGGACGGCTGGGAGGTCCTCAAGCTCCTCAAGGCGGATTCGGCGACCAAGGAAATTCCCGTGGCCATCTTTTCCGTCCGCACCGACCTCAAGGACAAGATCTTCGGCCTCCAGCGCGGGGCCGTGGACTACATCTCCAAGCCCTTCCAGTACGACCGCCTCACGGAGCGCATCGGCCGGATCCTGGCCAGCGCCTGA
- a CDS encoding metallophosphoesterase family protein, which yields MGRARYLILSDVHSNMEALQAVFRAVERRRYAGVLCMGDLVGYGASPNAVVARLRRIKNLLAVRGNHDKVCCGMDNGGNFNSSALEAARWTHGKLTAGNRSFLSALPRGPLEVLPGVWIAHGSFPDEDAYLFSDFDAYQSFRAGDFWLCFYGHTHFPALYQETPGGVDHVPLAGDTVEVVLDAKARYLINPGSVGQPRDRNPKAAFAEFYPESRRLVVRRIPYDFEGAAHRIRRAGLPANLANRLQVGS from the coding sequence TTGGGTCGAGCTCGGTACCTCATTCTTTCGGACGTCCATTCCAACATGGAGGCCCTCCAGGCCGTGTTTCGCGCGGTGGAACGCCGGCGTTACGCGGGTGTGCTCTGCATGGGAGACCTGGTGGGGTACGGTGCCAGCCCCAATGCCGTGGTGGCCCGGCTGAGGCGAATCAAGAACCTCCTGGCCGTCCGGGGCAACCACGACAAGGTCTGTTGCGGCATGGACAACGGAGGGAACTTCAATTCCTCGGCTCTGGAGGCGGCCCGCTGGACTCACGGAAAACTGACGGCCGGGAACCGCTCCTTCCTCTCCGCACTGCCCCGGGGTCCCCTGGAGGTTCTGCCCGGAGTCTGGATCGCCCACGGCTCCTTCCCGGACGAGGATGCTTATCTCTTCTCCGACTTCGACGCGTACCAGTCCTTCCGCGCCGGGGATTTCTGGCTGTGCTTCTACGGGCACACGCACTTTCCCGCCCTGTACCAGGAGACGCCCGGCGGGGTGGATCACGTCCCGCTGGCGGGCGACACGGTGGAAGTGGTCCTCGACGCCAAGGCCCGCTACTTGATCAATCCAGGATCCGTGGGACAGCCCAGGGACCGGAATCCCAAGGCCGCCTTCGCCGAGTTCTACCCCGAGTCCCGGCGCCTCGTTGTGCGCAGAATCCCGTACGATTTCGAGGGCGCCGCCCACCGGATCCGGCGGGCCGGACTTCCCGCCAACCTCGCGAATCGGCTCCAGGTGGGGTCATGA